The following proteins come from a genomic window of Armatimonadota bacterium:
- a CDS encoding transposase → MQYVAFDAHKHYTWARVERPEGTVVGEQRIAHERGALRRFLAGCEPGSPVAIETVGNWYWMVDETEAAGYRPQLVHAHKAKLMLGVVNKTDRLDARGMNQLQRTGTLPTVWIPPGELRDWRDLPRTRMVLVRQRTQLKNRIHATLAKYALTVGEVDDLFGKQGRTLLRQRLAELPPQTAFATTRVLDQIETLNHQVDLFERQMANSLRSPTRSSC, encoded by the coding sequence ATGCAGTATGTCGCGTTCGATGCCCACAAACACTACACCTGGGCCCGGGTGGAGCGGCCGGAGGGCACTGTGGTAGGGGAGCAGCGGATCGCGCACGAGCGTGGGGCGCTGCGGCGGTTCCTGGCGGGCTGTGAGCCCGGCTCGCCGGTGGCCATCGAGACAGTGGGCAACTGGTACTGGATGGTCGATGAAACGGAAGCAGCGGGGTACAGGCCCCAGTTGGTGCATGCGCACAAGGCCAAGTTGATGTTGGGGGTGGTGAACAAGACGGACCGACTGGATGCGCGCGGGATGAACCAGCTGCAGCGGACCGGGACGCTGCCCACGGTGTGGATTCCCCCAGGGGAACTGCGGGACTGGCGTGACCTCCCGCGGACGCGGATGGTGCTGGTGCGCCAGCGCACCCAGTTGAAGAATCGCATCCACGCGACGCTGGCCAAGTACGCGCTGACGGTCGGTGAGGTCGACGATCTGTTTGGAAAGCAGGGGCGCACACTGCTCCGCCAGCGGCTCGCCGAGCTGCCGCCGCAGACGGCGTTTGCGACGACGCGGGTGCTCGATCAGATTGAGACCCTCAACCACCAGGTCGACCTCTTTGAGCGGCAGATGGCGAACTCTTTGAGGTCACCGACGAGATCAAGCTGCTGA
- a CDS encoding transposase: MTLPGVGFILATVILGEIGDVARFGRSEQLAAYAGTTPRVHESGGRRRYGPLRADVNRYLKWAFVEAANVVCLHRGRHPQRHVSRLYDRIYKRKGHQKAIGDVARHLAEAAYWVLTKREPYREPGSSTEA; encoded by the coding sequence ATGACGCTCCCGGGCGTGGGTTTCATCCTGGCGACCGTGATCCTCGGAGAGATCGGCGATGTGGCCCGTTTTGGGCGCAGCGAGCAGCTCGCCGCCTATGCGGGTACCACCCCGCGGGTCCACGAGTCCGGAGGCCGGCGCCGCTACGGCCCACTGCGGGCGGACGTCAATCGCTATCTCAAATGGGCGTTTGTGGAGGCGGCCAATGTGGTCTGTCTGCACCGGGGGCGGCACCCGCAGCGCCATGTCAGCCGACTCTACGACCGCATCTACAAGCGGAAGGGGCATCAGAAAGCGATCGGAGATGTGGCCCGCCACCTGGCGGAGGCGGCCTACTGGGTGCTGACCAAGCGGGAGCCGTATCGCGAGCCGGGATCGTCCACGGAGGCGTAA